The Acanthochromis polyacanthus isolate Apoly-LR-REF ecotype Palm Island chromosome 10, KAUST_Apoly_ChrSc, whole genome shotgun sequence genome includes the window agatgtgaatgtgagagtgattgtttgtctgtgtatgtagccctgcgacagaccggagacctgtccaaggtgtcccctgcctttgcccaagtcagctgagataggctccagcacccccagcgacccgagtgaggataacgcagtgtatagagaatggatggattgatgatcAAAATCGCCACAATCACCATTCAGCACCACAGATAGCAACTCAAAATGTATTGTTATGTTTGCTGATGTTCTTCAGATCATAGTCCTAACATGTTTTGACTTGGAAGAGAATCAACAACAGAGCAATACTATGACTGTAACTATAATTACAACCTACCATGACAACATTTGAGCTTTCAcccaacacagaaaaaaacccaacattttCGAGGATTGCATTTTCTAATCTGGAGCAAGTTGTCACGAcgtaatgaaaacaaaagcaaatgtgATAATAGAGGCTTACCTCTTCAGATGTCTTCCTCCTGTCAGGGAGCACTAGAGTGTTTGCATGACTTCCAGGAACTATAGTAGATCCGATACTCATTCTGGGTCCAACTAACATGTAGCGTTTGTCTCCAGATCTGTACTGGATGCTGTGACACAGTGTCCCATCATAATTAGTCTCTTGTAGATATTTGGAAGTATAGTCTGTGGATTTGGAGCACTGCATTGCAATCAGCACGATGATGCTGATGAGAAACAGTACAGAAACTGATCCCAAAGTTATCATCagataaaatgtcacattgtCATCTTCATCAACTTTTGCTGCACTTTTGACATCAGACGCTGCAAAAGCCTCTTTGGGCTCCACAAGTCTGACAGTGACAGTAGCTGTTGCTGAGAGTGAAACGTTTCCGTTGTCTTTGACCAGTATGACCAGTTTGTGTTCAGCCTCGTCTGTCTCTGTGAATGAGCGAAGTGTTCTGATCTGTCCTGTATATCGGTCCAAAGCAAAGAGACTGTGGTCAGTGAGTTCCTGCAGTGAGAAGAGCAACCAGCCGTTATATCCTATATCAGCGTCATAGGCTCTGACTTTGGTGACCAAGTGTCCTGCGTTGACATTTCGGGGaatctcctccacaccttcagcAGATCCGTTGGAGCTGAGTGGATACAGGATGATTGGAGCGTTGTCGTTCTGATCCAGAATGAACACGTTGACTGTGACGTTGGTGCTGAGAGGCGGAGCTCCAGAATCTGTGGCAACAACTTTGAACTGGaaagttttcagtgtttcaaaGTCAAAACTTTTCAGTGCTGTGATGTGTCCATTTTCTGAATTGACATTTAGGAAGGACAATATGTCATTTTGGCTTCCTTCTCTCACAAGATGATATGAAATAGCTGCATTGTCATTTACATCTTTATCCGTCGCGCTTACAGAGAATATTGACGATCCAGCAACATTATTCTCTGACAGGTAAAACTGTAATGGATTCTTTGAGAATTGTGGACTGTTGTCATTCACGTCTGATATCTGAATGTTGAGAGTTTTCAAAGTGGATAAAGGAGGCTCACCGCAGTCTGTGGCCTTAATTGTTATTTCATAATGAGACACTTCCTCTCGATCTAAAAATCCTTTAGTGACaattgaatatatattttctttatatGATGGCTTCAACTCAAAAGGAATATCTGAGGTTATGCTCGATATTATTTTTCCATTGACTCCAGAATCTTTGTCTGTTACACTAAGTAGTGAAATAACTGTTCCAGGCTTTGAGTCTTCATATACTGTATTTGACAGTGATGTAATTTCTATTTCTGGTGGATTATCGTTGACATCTATAACTTTTATAATTACTCTACACTCACCGGTCAATGGAGGTGTTCCTTTGTCAGATGCCTCAACGTCGAGTTTATAAACGTCGTTTTCTTCATAGTCCACTGCTCCCTTTACTTTGATTTCTCCTGTTAATTTGTCCAGTTCAAAAATATCGTAGACTTTCTTCTTAAGTGTTTTTCCAAGACTGTATTCAATTTGACTGTTGGTTCCTTCATCTGGATCCGTCGCATTCATTTGAAATACAGAAGTTCCAACTGGAACATTTTCCTGTATTTCAATTTTGTAAATCTCCTTACTAAATATGGGACGGTTATCATTACTGTCATGAACAATAATGGAAACATTTAGTGTCCCTGTTCTTGGAGGTTTACCTCCATCAACTGCTGTAATAATTAGCAAATGTTTGCTCCTTTGTTCTCTGTCTAAAGACTTTTTTAACACTAAAAATGGTATTTTATCCTCATCGCTTTGACGGATGTCTatttcaaaatgttcatttgacGTTAATGCGTAAGTACGAATAGAATTCATTCCAGCATCTGGATCACGAGCAGTGTGCAGCTGAAATCGTCTCCCTGGCAATGTTTGTTCAAATATTTCAAACATCTGCTCTTTTTCGGGAAAACTAGGGGAGTGATCGTTTACATCTGTAATTTCCACAATCACATAATGCATTTCCAAAGGGTTTTCGACCAGGATTTTTAGCTCTATTAAGCATGCACCACCACCTTGACACAGCTCTTCTCTGTCGATTTTCTTCTGCACATAGAGAGCTCCATTGTCTTGGTTTGCCTCAAAAAATGTGTCCTTAGATCCAGAGACAACACGGAACCGTCGGTCCGTTAAAGAGGCGACGTCAAGG containing:
- the LOC127535803 gene encoding protocadherin alpha-3-like, producing MGTVKPSRTTGYYMFAFRMTVLLLFGKQAFAQIRYSVPEEVKEGTVVGNVAKDLGLDVASLTDRRFRVVSGSKDTFFEANQDNGALYVQKKIDREELCQGGGACLIELKILVENPLEMHYVIVEITDVNDHSPSFPEKEQMFEIFEQTLPGRRFQLHTARDPDAGMNSIRTYALTSNEHFEIDIRQSDEDKIPFLVLKKSLDREQRSKHLLIITAVDGGKPPRTGTLNVSIIVHDSNDNRPIFSKEIYKIEIQENVPVGTSVFQMNATDPDEGTNSQIEYSLGKTLKKKVYDIFELDKLTGEIKVKGAVDYEENDVYKLDVEASDKGTPPLTGECRVIIKVIDVNDNPPEIEITSLSNTVYEDSKPGTVISLLSVTDKDSGVNGKIISSITSDIPFELKPSYKENIYSIVTKGFLDREEVSHYEITIKATDCGEPPLSTLKTLNIQISDVNDNSPQFSKNPLQFYLSENNVAGSSIFSVSATDKDVNDNAAISYHLVREGSQNDILSFLNVNSENGHITALKSFDFETLKTFQFKVVATDSGAPPLSTNVTVNVFILDQNDNAPIILYPLSSNGSAEGVEEIPRNVNAGHLVTKVRAYDADIGYNGWLLFSLQELTDHSLFALDRYTGQIRTLRSFTETDEAEHKLVILVKDNGNVSLSATATVTVRLVEPKEAFAASDVKSAAKVDEDDNVTFYLMITLGSVSVLFLISIIVLIAMQCSKSTDYTSKYLQETNYDGTLCHSIQYRSGDKRYMLVGPRMSIGSTIVPGSHANTLVLPDRRKTSEEVSLYYHICFFKTC